In Ascochyta rabiei chromosome 11, complete sequence, the following are encoded in one genomic region:
- a CDS encoding Carnosine N-methyltransferase: MDEVNMETREWEGDFDPLSDPEEKQHLLSVLDSFRSYRRLAHFNGTHVRRQAFYSLPQKHWTLLSKPPFSVLESLNKMDDLIDRNSELAEAIFMAGFKGFIAPTIDSDWVASIVPERHAHDEYRIFSIVMDNLKVQTTQNDMDKARSCINQFYRDWSAEGSVEREKCFGPVLEVLHAEFACRLGKAPDIDRSDLKVLVPGAGLGRSVFDICQAGFSVEGNEISYHELMASSLILNHTQRAGEFTIAPFALSCSNHLSRADQFQTFAVPDVHPGTALATAQESKLPAHERMSMSTGDFCVLYNSLDYSNVFDVVATVFFIDTAPNVIRYIEAVRNCLKTGGLWINVGPLLWHQASQGSTKGVDSGEKQKHTHVQDAGIGDPGSVELTNDEVLALVEHLGFTVEKQESNTPGTGYISNPRSMLQNTYRPVFWVARKM, encoded by the exons ATGGATGAGGTCAACATGGAGACTAGAGAGTGGGAGGGAGATTTCGATCCTTTGTCAGACCCGGAGGAAAAACAGCATCTTCTCTCAGTTCTTGACTCCTTCCG GTCATACCGCCGCTTAGCACACTTCAATGGCACCCACGTACGCCGGCAAGCATTCTACTCTCTGCCTCAGAAACACTGGACACTTCTATCGAAGCCCCCCTTCTCAGTACTAGAGTCTCTAAACAAGATGGACGATCTTATCGATAGAAATTCTGAGCTAGCTGAGGCCATATTCATGGCTGGCTTTAAGGGTTTCATTGCTCCTACCATTGACAGTGATTGGGTAGCATCAATCGTTCCAGAGAGACATGCTCATGACGAGTATCGAATCTTTTCAATCGTCATGGACAACCTGAAAGTCCAAACTACCCAGAATGACATGGACAAAGCAAGAAGCTGCATCAATCAATTCTACCGGGATTGGAGTGCCGAGGGCAGCGTTGAACGAGAAAAGTGTTTTGGTCCAGTCCTGGAAGTATTGCACGCAGAGTTTGCGTGTAGGCTGGGGAAAGCGCCCGATATCGACAGATCAGATCTCAAGGTTTTAGTCCCCGGCGCCGGCTTAGGTCGTTCTGTGTTCGATATATGTCAAGCTGGCTTCAGCGTCGAGGGAAATGAGATATCGTATCACGAATTGATGGCAAGCTCTCTAATACTGAACCACACTCAACGAGCTGGAGAGTTCACTATTGCTCCTTTCGCCCTGAGCTGCTCGAATCATCTCTCTCGTGCCGACCAATTCCAAACTTTCGCAGTTCCTGATGTACATCCGGGCACTGCACTAGCAACGGCACAGGAATCAAAACTTCCTGCCCACGAACGAATGAGCATGTCGACAGGCGACTTCTGCGTCTTATACAACTCCTTGGACTACAGCAATGTCTTCGACGTTGTTGCTACGGTGTTCTTCATCGACACCGCGCCCAACGTTATCCGATACATTGAGGCTGTACGCAACTGTCTCAAAACAGGTGGTCTGTGGATTAACGTTGGGCCTCTTCTGTGGCACCAAGCATCTCAAGGATCTACCAAAGGAGTCGACAGCGGTGAGAAGCAGAAGCACACCCATGTTCAAGATGCGGGGATTGGCGATCCAGGTTCTGTTGAGCTGACAAACGACGAAGTTCTGGCATTAGTAGAGCATCTGGGTTTCACGGTCGAGAAGCAAGAGTCGAATACACCTGGAACTGGGTATATTTCAAATCCCAGGAGCATGTTACAGAACACCTATCGCCCAGTGTTCTGGGTTGCAAGGAAGATGTGA